From the genome of Platichthys flesus chromosome 10, fPlaFle2.1, whole genome shotgun sequence:
CTTGCAGAGTACgaggagaggatagaggagctggaggaacagATTCAGAGTGGTTAGCctcactttgacatttgttATTGTATTTCTATTGTAGATTTTATTCGCAACGATACATAGGTGTTTGCTGTGCCTCCCTTAGAGTACAGCGCTGTGTTGCTGCTCAGGTACAACACCCAAAGTAAagtctcttccttctctccaggTGGTCAAACCAGTTCCTCGTCAGACACCTCCAAGCTGCCTGAGCTCCAGAAAACCATACAGTCCCTGCAGGAGGCGGCAGAGCAGCGGGAGAAGCATCTGGCTGAGCTGTCTGCCAGCCTGGAGGAGGCTCAGGGGAAACAGGCCtcgctgcagctggagaaggaTGAAGTCCAGGAGGAAAACGCCGGGCTGCTGGAGAACTACACGCGGCTGCAGGCGTCTGTCACCGAGCTGCAGACACGAGTTCAAGAGCAGGAGGGGAAGACTCTGCAGAAAGCCCAGCTTGACCAGGAGATCCAAGTGCTGAAACAAAACCTCACAGGTAAACTGTCCTTGTTTTGATTCATTATGAtcttttaaatgtgatgtttttgaTATGCTAACCTCAAAGATTGTAATTTACCTTTTACAGTTGTTTTACTCCATTATCGGGCTAGTTATTAACTAAAACTTCTACTTTACAGCGGCAGAAAAAGAAATCGAGAGACTGAAAAACCTGTCTGACGTAAGGGtgaatttaaatagttttatattatattttagtgTATTTGTTCCTGGTTTAATGGCTTGTTAAACATTTGATGCTCGTTTTAATTCAGGCTGAACCAAAGGAAGAAGTTGAGCATGCAGACATATTGGAACTGAACACCATCATTGGGCTGTTGAGACAAGAAAAGGAAATCCTCGAACACGAAAAGGTTTGTTTATCTGAtgcagacattttattttactgtagtTAAATGCACAGAATGTCTTTATGTACTTAGTTTCAAAGTAAATCTGTACCATACAACttaaacagctttttaaaagaCATTAGTATGCATGAAGTTTTTTTGTGAAGCAGAAATGTCATTGATTTGTTGCTTTTTGCAGTGTTGTAATACAATGATGTTGATAATATGGAAATGAAAAGTATAGTCAAGATgtctgtttgatgatgtcaaATTCTGAGGTTCTTCTTAATTTTGTTACAGCTCAATCTGCAAGAAAGACTCAAAGTCTCAGAGGAACAAATAGGCGACAATAACGTAACTGATTCTGGAGAATCAGAGTCACTGGCGGATCTGAAAGTTGAgctggagagaagagaaaaggccCTGAGAGCCACTGAGGAGGAACGAGACACTCTGATGGCTGAGCTGGAAGAACTAGACCAGCAGAACCAGGAGGCAACACAGGTCTGAATAATCTGCTTGGTTTTAAAATCACtgacattattttgtatttgattcGAGCATTCCAAACAATATATAAtcatttattaacatttatttatagccTCTGGACATCAATGTGGAAATTGTACCCGTTTATTGACTTTGGGTTCTGTTTCTATTTCTCTCTAGCATATGATCTCTGTGAAGGAGCAGCTCTCCGGACAGCTGAAGGAGGCCGATGCAGAACTGACGAGACTGACGGCCGAGCTCAACACAACCAAAGACCAGAAAAGGACCCTGGAACAGGAGGTGGAGACCCAGAAGGAGAGAACGAGCCAGAGCGCTTTCACCCTCAACGATATGCATATGGATAAACAGCAGCTGGAACAGACGGTGAAGGAGCTGAAAGACAAACTGGGACATGcgcaggagcagagcagagaggcaCGGAGAGAAATCACAGAGATGAAGAAAAGTTTGCAGGAGAAAGAGGACCTGTATTCTGCTGCTAAAGCGGAGCTGCATCAGGCAGGGGGGAGAGGAACTGCAGAACAGGGAACTGAAGAGGAGCTACcagggaaagagaaggagctgTCAGCCCTCAGAAGAGAACTGGACGAGATGAGGACCTCTCAGGATAACCTGAAGTCCGCAGACTATGAgttgaagatggagaacaggaaGTTGAAGGCGGAGAGTGAGCAGGCTCTGGGTAAAGTAGAAAAACTAACCAAGCAGATGAAGGAGAGCCAGGCTGCTCTGACCAGGACGATTCGAGAGAAGGAAACTCGTATCGAAGCCTTGAAGCTGGAGAAGAATCAGCTGGATGGTGATTTGAGGCAGACTGAGATGGCACTGAATGACCAGGCCAGACAGTACCAGCAGACGGTTGAGGAGTTGACTCAAGCTCGCTCCATGGATGCCTCAGCTTTGCAGATGGAGCATGAACGCGCCATCAAACTCAACCAGGAGAAAGACATGGAGATAGGACAACTGAGGAGAGACATAGAGCAGTTGGCATCTGATCACAGAGACACCAACGAGATGCTCTCGATCACAGTTTCAGGGCAGAAGCAGCTGACGGATCTGCTGCAAGAGAAGGACATTTTTATGGACACTTTAAAACAAAACGCTGCGGATATACAGATGGAGATGGAAAACAGTATCTCAGTGGCGACCAAAGACGCTGACGCCCTCAGACAGGCGCTAGAGGAGAAGGATAGACAGCTGGGGGTTATGAAGGAGGAGAACAGCCATTTGAAAGAAGAGATTGATCGCTTTAGAGATCAGCAGAGCAGACCTCAACCTCTGGGTGAACCCAGGACCCTGGACATTATCACAGAGCTGGAGACGGAGATCAGCCAGCTCAAGTCCTCCAGGAACGGCCTGGAAGAGGAGGTCCAGGCTCTGAGGAGAACCATGGAGGAGCAACAGGCCGCACTCCTCCTGGCACAGCAGTCCCTGCAGGGTCAACAAGGTGAACTGGAGCAGGCTCATGCTCGCAACCAGCAGACCACTCTGAACTATGACAGACTTATACGCGCCAGAGATGAGGACATAGCTCGCCTCCAGCAGACTGTAGATCGGCTCAGTGGGGGTCAGGGTCGTGCTGACTCTCCACCTGTGCAGGGAGACGTcatcctggaggaggagaagacccAGACCCTAAATCAGGAGAACGGCAATGAGAAGCACGACCTGTCCAAGGTAGAAATAGAGAAACTGGTGAGAGGCATCAAGGAGAAAGAGACTGAGATCTGCCAGCTGAACGAGAAGAATCTCTCGTTGACCAAACAGCTGGATCAGCTGATGGTGTCTCGTGATGAAGTGGGTAAACTCTCCCAGATGATCCTGCAGAAGGATCTTGAGATTCAGGCGCTTCATGCTAGACTCAGCATGGTCGGAGGCGGCGGACACAACCAGGATGTCTTGTaccttcagcagcagctgcaggcctACGCTGTGGAGAGAGAGCAAGTGCTGGCTGTGCTGAATGAGAAGGCCAGAGAGAACAGCCAGCTTCGCTCAGACTATCATCGTTTCATGGATATGATGGCAGTTAAGGAAGCAGCTCTTTTGAAGCTTCAGCAGGAGAATCAGCACCTCTCCAATATGAGCGACCCCTCAGGAAGCCATGAGATGTTCAAGGAGACCATCCAGAACCTGTCCCGCATCATCAGGGAGAAGGACATCGAGATTGATGCGTTGACTCAGAAGTGCCAAACCCTGGTGACGGTCCTGCAGACCTCAGGAGGAGAGTCTGGTGCCGGCTCGGGAGGAGTCAGCAGCAACCAGTTtgaggagctgctgcatgaGAGGGACACGCTGAAGCAGCAggtgaagaagatggaggagtggAAGCAGCAGGTGATTACGACGGTCAAGAACATGCAGCACGAGTCGGCCCAGCTGCACGAGGAGCTGATCGGACTGCAGGGTCAGGTGTCTGCCGACAGCGACTGCAGCTCCAAGCTGTCCGTGGACTATGCTCGGATGATCCAGAGCTACGAGCATAAGGAGAGGAGGCTGGGAGATCTGAGTCAGGAACTTGCACAGGTCCAGCAGACCATCACCCAGCTCAGCTCCACCAAAGATGTCCTGTTGGGTAAACTCGACAGTGTGGCTCAGTGCCCTGAAGTTGTTGTTGCTCAGTCCAGTGGATCCTCTCTCACAGTCGACGCTCCCGTCCACCAGACGGATTCACCTGTAAACAATGACCAACTGCAGGAAGAACTTAGGCGATTGCGTGGACATGTGGCCGAGAAGGAAATCACCATCAGGACTCTTCAGGAGAACAACAACAGGCTCTCCAACTCGGCATCTGCCTCGGAGAACGAGCAGATGAGTCAGGCCGTGGAGATGCGACAGATCCGGGAGAGGCTGGATGCTCAGCAGAGATCAGTGAGGGAGAAAGACCTGCTCATCAAAACCAAAAGCGACCAACTGGTTCAGGTCAGCGAGTCGCTACGTAACCGCGAGAACGACAACGAGGTGCTGAAACAGGCCGTGACCAACCTGAAAGAGCGGGCTCTCATTCTGGAGCTGGAcgtgaagaagctgaaggaggagaacGAGCTCGTGGCTGCACGCTCCCGGGAGAAGGAGTCGGAGTTCAGAGCGCTGCAGGAAACCAACATGCagttctccctcctcctcagggAGAAGGAGTTTGAACTGACTGCATTGAGCAAGAAATCTGCAACTGTGGAGAGGATGCTCAAGGACAAGGAGCAGGTCAGTTGGCAACAAAACATCGatttttacaataataaagaaaatggaaaaaatgaaataaaaatataactgACATCTCCCACTCTGATTGTGATTTTCCACAGGGTAAGTCCGGTGAGCTGAATCAGCTCCTGAACGAACTGAAGTCCATGCAGGAGAAAGCTGTGGCCTTCCAGCAGGAGAGGGACCGGGTGATGATGGCACTCAAGCAGAAACAAATGGAGACGACTGCAGTACAGACTGAGGTACGAGAGCATATAGCATTTAACTGGAGGCATTGCATCTGTGGGAGAACAGCTCTTATGTGGTGCTGTTCTTTTAATTGCCCTAAACCAAATTTCTCTTAGACCTCCACATGTGACACTGGTTCCGTTTTCTTCACAGCTTCAGCATGTGAGGGACAAAGAACAGCGTCTCAACTTGGAGCTGGAAAGGCTGCGGAACCACCTGTTGGAGATCGAGGACTCGTACACGAGGGAAGCGCTCGCTGCAGGGGACAGGGAGTCGGAGCTACGCAAGAGGGTGGCCATGCTCGCCACCTCCTCAAGTGCAGTGGAGAACGCCAGGTTAGCACAAACAACAACGGCAGTGTGTCTCTTAGATATGATGCTGaaatacaacattttccatttacCTGAGTTTCATTGGCCACATCACAAGACTGAGCTTCTTAACTCAACCTACAAATCAAGCCCTAGAAATACTCCGATAGAGAAAAGGGGACAGAGTTCCATAACAAACAGTGAATTTGGATTATCTTCCTCTGACTTCAAAGTTTCCACGACAGTTTAATTGCTAATGTTGTTCCTCCTGTGCTTGTCATCGTCTCCAGCCAACAGGCGAGCATGCAGGTGGAGTctctgcaggagcagctgagcgGAGCGGTGAAGCAGAGGGACGATGCGCTCGCACAACTCAGAACCTCCCAGGATCAGATCAACCAGTATGCAGTGTCACTGTCCAACCTGCAGATGGTGCTAGAGCAATTCCAACAAGGTGAGACGCCAGGCTTCAACTTTCTTATTCTTTCCAGGTTCACTTGGAGAATCCAGCAGTTTCATAGAAGTTCTTGTAGATGATTCCCTTTAGTGTTTGTATTCTGACAATGAAACTCCATAATTGTAATATCagttttattctctctttcctctctcagaGGAGAAAGCCATGTACTCAGCAGAACTGGAAAAGCtcaagagggagaaggaggagtggaAGAAAAAGGCTCTGAGTCTTGAAGACCAAGCATCGGCTCTACAGGTAAACGGAAATCCACCAGCTCCTAGTAGAGTGCATAGGTCCACAGCTTCAATTCAACTTAACCACACTAGATCAGATATGCAGGATTtcttctttcatcaagatccattaagtACTATCTGGGATATTGGTGAAAATTGTCAAAAAACATAATGCATCTTTCCATTAAGTTTAGTGTTTGTGAACTGCTGCAAACTAacagacaataaaacaaatgctgatgaaaacatttacattcactttaTTCATATCCATCATTTGCTGTCACCAGCGCAGCCTTGGGGTGAAAACTTGTCCCTATTCCTTCACGTTTCTTGATATATTAACAGCTCTGTGTTCTCTGACAGATCAACCTGGACGAGGCCACCTCTGCTCTGGATTCAGCGTCTCGTCTCACCGACCAGCTCgatctgcaggaggagcagattgAAGAGCTGAAAAATCAAGGTGAGCAAACCTCCTCACAtctgagaggcggtggtctagtggcagaaacttggactatgggcagaaaaggtctctggttcgactccacggagagacaacaaaagactaacctggattgatctgtccaaagatCTAAGAGTCTCCCTAGCCtatctagtgcccctgagcaaggcaccttactcccccaacatctgctccccgagcgccgtacatggttgctcactgctctgtgtgtcctgcaccagatgggtcaaaagcagaggttaaatgtccctacctgcattagtgtgcctttgcatgtctgtgcatgtgtttgggacgaataaatgcatcttaatcttaatctgacACAGGTTTGATTTTCACTTAAAATGTTGAATGGGaatgtttgctttttaactttagactttaaataaaagttggcccacagctctgctctgcatatttttttatctgaggTGAAGCATCTGTAGTCCTTTGTTGACTTTCTGAGGCTCGGCAGCTcatgaacatgtttttgttccttttccCCAGGGGTCGTATTTCTATTCTCAACCTTCACTGATAATCTCctgtattatttttttgtgtcacACTCAGCAGATTTAGCTCTTATCAGTCTCAGACATGAACATTAGCTCACATCACATTCTCAGACTACACCTCATGTGAGTCTCTACTGTATATTTGCTTTATTATCACTCAGTCACATATGGAGAATGTACATCTGGTCCATAAATAGTTGATTAACTGTGAGAATGTGCTGAACCACAGATTTACCAACAAGAAGCTGATATCGTTTCTCCCCTTTTAACATTAAAAATCAGATATTCAGGAAAGTAAATAATCTTATAAATGTTGgtcttttaaaaacatgtacTTACTTACTGCTGTTTCCAAGATTTCTAGAATCCTCTTAggaaaatattcagttttcttcagttttttgtcaaattttaaatatttctcaaCAGAAGGCTGgaaattacatgtttttattttgtcaattttttttggacattcagattttttattaaaatgtttgagtgaTAACATTAACCATCTGCATAAAAAGTTTTTAATCAGTTTGTCGTTCCTTTTTTTCCATATTGGAGGAAACTGCatattctttctctttctgaaaGTTTTTGTCGATTTTCAATTTGCTTTTGTTTCGTTTTAATCAATTTTACAGCTGTATCTCTTTTGTGGCCAATATTGTAAAGAAAAGCCTCATATAAATGAAGTTGATtgatatgtttatatattcgtgtgtgtgtgtctgttgcagtGGAAGTGAGGCAGGAGATGTTGGAGGAGGCGCAGAGAAAAGTGATGAGCCTTCTGAACACCACAGAGGGGAAGATCGATAAGTATGTTCACTTTCTGTTTGGATCAAGTCACGCTCTGT
Proteins encoded in this window:
- the trip11 gene encoding thyroid receptor-interacting protein 11, which encodes MSSWLGGLGSGLGQSLGQVSGSLTSLTGQISTFTKDMLLEGVEEVGDAATELHVSNSRLAEVEASFTSQKSEHDRLRALHAELEEKLEASEIQNKRQSAEYRTLLQQKDVDISHLKARQSGLQEEVQRLQRSAQSASIFPAVLPVATSSSGTTSSSSYLSRPSESQQGYHGDELDLSDHIWSQQEISRLSTEVTRLEAEVSHWRRMSQASTTAGSGNGDQGETHKFQRTIQELREEMGREVDEHQHELAALQDAQRQKMADIARRHREELAEYEERIEELEEQIQSGGQTSSSSDTSKLPELQKTIQSLQEAAEQREKHLAELSASLEEAQGKQASLQLEKDEVQEENAGLLENYTRLQASVTELQTRVQEQEGKTLQKAQLDQEIQVLKQNLTAAEKEIERLKNLSDAEPKEEVEHADILELNTIIGLLRQEKEILEHEKLNLQERLKVSEEQIGDNNVTDSGESESLADLKVELERREKALRATEEERDTLMAELEELDQQNQEATQHMISVKEQLSGQLKEADAELTRLTAELNTTKDQKRTLEQEVETQKERTSQSAFTLNDMHMDKQQLEQTVKELKDKLGHAQEQSREARREITEMKKSLQEKEDLYSAAKAELHQAGGRGTAEQGTEEELPGKEKELSALRRELDEMRTSQDNLKSADYELKMENRKLKAESEQALGKVEKLTKQMKESQAALTRTIREKETRIEALKLEKNQLDGDLRQTEMALNDQARQYQQTVEELTQARSMDASALQMEHERAIKLNQEKDMEIGQLRRDIEQLASDHRDTNEMLSITVSGQKQLTDLLQEKDIFMDTLKQNAADIQMEMENSISVATKDADALRQALEEKDRQLGVMKEENSHLKEEIDRFRDQQSRPQPLGEPRTLDIITELETEISQLKSSRNGLEEEVQALRRTMEEQQAALLLAQQSLQGQQGELEQAHARNQQTTLNYDRLIRARDEDIARLQQTVDRLSGGQGRADSPPVQGDVILEEEKTQTLNQENGNEKHDLSKVEIEKLVRGIKEKETEICQLNEKNLSLTKQLDQLMVSRDEVGKLSQMILQKDLEIQALHARLSMVGGGGHNQDVLYLQQQLQAYAVEREQVLAVLNEKARENSQLRSDYHRFMDMMAVKEAALLKLQQENQHLSNMSDPSGSHEMFKETIQNLSRIIREKDIEIDALTQKCQTLVTVLQTSGGESGAGSGGVSSNQFEELLHERDTLKQQVKKMEEWKQQVITTVKNMQHESAQLHEELIGLQGQVSADSDCSSKLSVDYARMIQSYEHKERRLGDLSQELAQVQQTITQLSSTKDVLLGKLDSVAQCPEVVVAQSSGSSLTVDAPVHQTDSPVNNDQLQEELRRLRGHVAEKEITIRTLQENNNRLSNSASASENEQMSQAVEMRQIRERLDAQQRSVREKDLLIKTKSDQLVQVSESLRNRENDNEVLKQAVTNLKERALILELDVKKLKEENELVAARSREKESEFRALQETNMQFSLLLREKEFELTALSKKSATVERMLKDKEQGKSGELNQLLNELKSMQEKAVAFQQERDRVMMALKQKQMETTAVQTELQHVRDKEQRLNLELERLRNHLLEIEDSYTREALAAGDRESELRKRVAMLATSSSAVENASQQASMQVESLQEQLSGAVKQRDDALAQLRTSQDQINQYAVSLSNLQMVLEQFQQEEKAMYSAELEKLKREKEEWKKKALSLEDQASALQINLDEATSALDSASRLTDQLDLQEEQIEELKNQVEVRQEMLEEAQRKVMSLLNTTEGKIDKVLMRNLYLGYFHTPKTKRADVLRLMGSVLGLSREDVEKMLEDDGRHGVTGWVSSWMGSRGAQSVPNTPNRPTGAQGLNSSFSEMFVKFLEMESTPSLPAAKLSAHDMKSLSAPPSRRTGAAASSNVAGAAAASKRPGESNPFLAPRSAAVPLLAGASSGGPGGHLLMKPISDALPSFTPVPVSESSSGAALKDLLKQ